The DNA window AAAATCTAATTTTTGACCTTGAAAAAAAACTTCAGGTTTTTTGGAAGTAATATTCATGTAACACCGAAGGTAATCAATAACACGCACTTCGTGTCCATGTTTTTTTGCTTCTTCGACAAGCCGACGCGTAGAATACAACTTGTCATTTCGAGAGAGAATTCCAATCTTCATCTTTACCTTTATCTTTCGTGAGCAAGAAAAGATCTATGCGCATCAATTAAAAATTTTTTCTTAATAGCTTGTCTTCCGAGTAACATTCTAAACCCCATTACATCTCTACTTGTAAGTGTTACTTCAATAGGCCAAACGTTTCCCATCAATTCTATGTCTGTCACAATCACCGGTCTTCGTTCTACTTTTCCATTTGAACTTCGAATATTTCTGTATTCCAAAAAAGGAGCCTTCACTCTCACTTCTTTTTTCTTTGTGTTTTGAAAAGGATCAATGGTGAAATGCACAAACTCTTTTTTCTTGTGCGTAATAATTTCGATGTCTTCAGCATGCAAACAAGAAGATCTGGCGCCCGTATCGATTTTGGCTTTGATCTCTTTAATGCCAAGCTCTGGAAGACTTACCCATTCACGCCACCCGATAATAAGTAATTCTTTCATATCTCCTCCGGAGCGCTTGACTATGCTTTGACCTCCCAAAAAGCAATCAAGAAAGTATCATTTTGACACGGTTTAAGAATGGGCATATGTGTCTCTACATGAAAATATGGTGGGGAAAATATGAGCTTGAGAAGAATCAAGCCGGTTTTTGGAAAATTGGTCCACTTTCGCTTCATATTGAACATAAAACGCATGAATGGGTTGTAAAATCAGCTCAAGAAAATGACCCTCTTGCATCTCACCTAGAATGTGAAGTTCCTACTCAAAAAAAGAGTGAAATCATTCAGGGAAGTCTTTCTCATTTTGCCGTAATTGCTGAAGATAATCAGCTTTACCTTTCACCTATGCTTGCGGATAGGCCAATCATTACGCGGCCCGAAGAAGAGCTTTACATTTTACCTCAAGAAAAAGCGCTTCTGTATGTCAGCACTCCTTTGTGGCTTAATATTTCACTTCAAAGCGCTCATACAGTGCTTGCCGAAATTCCTCTTTATCGCCCTTCAGACACTTGGTTTGGTGAAAATACTTTAGAAGGTCAACTTTGCTATGCCAGCAAAACCTTTTCACAACTCGATTTAAGCGCCATCC is part of the Deltaproteobacteria bacterium CG11_big_fil_rev_8_21_14_0_20_42_23 genome and encodes:
- a CDS encoding ATP-dependent zinc protease translates to MKELLIIGWREWVSLPELGIKEIKAKIDTGARSSCLHAEDIEIITHKKKEFVHFTIDPFQNTKKKEVRVKAPFLEYRNIRSSNGKVERRPVIVTDIELMGNVWPIEVTLTSRDVMGFRMLLGRQAIKKKFLIDAHRSFLAHER